One window from the genome of Anoplopoma fimbria isolate UVic2021 breed Golden Eagle Sablefish unplaced genomic scaffold, Afim_UVic_2022 Un_contig_10932_pilon_pilon, whole genome shotgun sequence encodes:
- the LOC129114906 gene encoding zinc finger protein 395-like, with amino-acid sequence MLPKTRLGKRSPLGALVSSTCLQAGTQTGQETGETGVTMATAPGQQATSRLKGHPMLKVYFQCGGSESSGVVDQLDVMQTNVSVWSSSHPSSSLVPPSCIRSVSSCIEVPRSQRSPEEVDMDELMAAMVLSSLSCSPLLHSPAHLDPTAPQRDSGGGELSDSGSSGYWSVGLCNGSPAHSPSIAEPDLSPASPSDEGLDMELEQVLFDEPVPRRRRNSVKAAYRCLWPSCGKVLTSVVGIKRHIRTTHLW; translated from the exons ATGTTACCAAAGACACGTCTGGGGAAGCGGTCTCCGCTCGGAGCTTTGGTGAGCTCCACCTGCCTTCAAGCGGGTACACAAACAGGCCAGGAGACGGGTGAGACCGgcgtcaccatggcaacagcgcCAGGACAACAGGCGACCAGTAGACTCAAAGGTCATCCTATGCTAAAG gtgtattttcagtgtgggGGAAGTGAGTCTTCAGGTGTGGTGGATCAGCTGGACGTCATGCAGACCAATGTTTCGGTCTGGTCTTCatctcatccctcctcctccttggtTCCTCCGTCCTGCATCAGATCTGTCTCATCCTGCATCGAAGTCCCAAGAAG CCAGAGGAGTCCAGAGGAGGTGGACATGGACGAGCTGATGGCAGCGATGGTTCTCAGCAGTTTGTCCTGCAGCCCTTTGCTGCACAGCCCCGCCCACCTGGACCCAACAG CTCCTCAGAGGGACAGTGGCGGCGGCGAGCTCTCTGACAGCGGCAGCAGCGGCTACTGGAGCGTCGGCCTCTGCAACGGAAGCCCCGCCCACTCTCCATCAATCGCAGAGCCCGATCTGAGCCCAGCCTCGCCATCCGATGAAGGTCTGGACATGGAGTTGGAGCAGGTGCTGTTCGACGAGCCGGTGCCACGGAGACGGCGG AACTCAGTCAAGGCGGCCTACAGGTGTTTGTGGCCGAGCTGTGGGAAGGTGCTGACATCAGTGGTGGGAATAAAACGTCACATCCGGACCACTCACCTGTGGTAA